Within Natator depressus isolate rNatDep1 chromosome 6, rNatDep2.hap1, whole genome shotgun sequence, the genomic segment TTAATTAATGAACCTGGAACAAGTGACAAAATGGCGGCATCTCAGTACATATCATTAATAACCCGAATAAACTATCTGATAATAATCCACAATTAAGAATGCTATTGCTTTGTTCAATGTAGCTGCCTTCAGAAAATACCTGCACCCATGTCTTTTTAGTTGACATAACTTTAATGTTGAAGTCTACATAGAAAAGGCCTCTATCTTTAGCGACATTGTCAGTGCTACATATCAGATCCAATTCCAAAAGAAAGTGCTAATTTTAAAGATTGTTATCCGCTGTACAATTTTATTTTCCCTAATCTCCAAGGTTATTTtacaaaaaaggaagaagaagaagaagaagaagaaaagaaagaattcAGTTAAAATGTTGGCTTCTTCACAAGAAATTACACATGCTTAGCTTAAATTTCAACAAAGCAGCGGCCccaaaattataatttaaaaagataTGCCTCTCCCCCTACAATGCAAGTAATCTCAGGCTACTACTgggtaaaattaaaaagggatacccaacaaaattttaaaagaaatttaaacagaaagaataaaaaaaagtacCTGCACATGCCAAAAAATTACAAAAACCCAATAAATACAGAAATTATTGCACAGTTAAAAGGCTCCACAATTTTACTGCCTTAATCAACCCTCAGGTTTAATAGAACTTTGTAGACACAGGTTATATTTAAGTGCCAAGGTCTGGCACCTACTATAGTTATGCTAAGTTATGTTTACGGAGGCAAGTTAGGTCAGCTTTTCTCAGTTGGCAATAGTTAAACTGTACAAATTAAATGTTACCTAGACCCCTGATTTAACCCAGTGGGGGTCTTAGCTTCTTTCTGCCTGCTCAATTTTGACGTCATTTGTCAGCAAATGTTCTCCATGCCACTTTTTCATGTGTTTCTCCAGGGTGCTGTAAACACTGAAGGGCATCTGGCAAATGTCGCAGCGGTAGACCTCCTTCCCTATCTGGCCATGCGTTTTCATATGACGTGTCAGCTTACTGCTCTGGGCACATGCATAGTTGCAGAGCTCGCATTTGTAAGGCCGCTCTCCCGTGTGGCTCCGGCGGTGCACCGTTAAGTTGCTGCAGTTCTTAAAGACCTTGCCACAGTACTCGCATGTATCGCTCCTCCGCCCTTCCTTTGAACTGGGTCGACCGGGACCAGGTCCACTGATGTGGGGAGTGCTGCCTCCGCTCGCTGTCCCACTGCGCCCTGAGAGACCCCCATCCAGCATGTCACCTGGTGGAGTGGAGAAACGCAGGCTTCCATTCTCTGAAGAATGCTCAGAAGAAGTTGCAAAGGGGGATTGTCGGGAGTCTGTGAATCCTAGAAACGGATCCTTCATGAAGTGCCTTGATGCTGCAtaccctaccagccactgggagtAAACATTTTCAGAAGGTATTATTGTTGCTGGTGGTAAGTCCAAATCTTTctctatttttattcttttagaAGAGTTGTTTAAACTGGGGCTCGTGATAGGTGTTGGCTTGCGAGGGAACAAGCCTGGGAAGGGTTCACCTGGGCCAAAGTTTCTTCCATTGACCGTCCCTTCCTCAGTGCGGTCAAGTTCTCCTGCCACTGAGTCTTCATCGCCTGTGTCTCTCTGACAGAGGTCTCGAGGACACAGGTCTCGCTGATCAGAAGACCTTTTCATGAAGCTACTCCTCTTCTGTTTTTCAGCTAGCATGTCATTGTATTGCTGGATGGCACCGAGACTTACATTCTCTATAACTTTTCCAAGGACAAGGGATTTTTCATCTGGTAGCGATTTGGAACCGTTCTCTCGGTTACGACTTAGCTCTGAGTCCATGCTGAAGCTTGACTCTGGCCTGCTCTCGTTTTCaagctcctcttcctcctcctcttcttcttcctcttcttcattGTCATGGCCCAGGGAGGGATCACTCTCATTCCTGAAATCTGTCTCACTGGATTTTAGTCCCTCTCCAGTGAGCTCACTTGTGCCTGGCTCAGGAGAACTTGTGGTGGAGAGTCCATCATCTGACCTGCCTGTCATGGAGCCAGCTTTATGCATATGTGTTTTCATATGACGTTTTAGCTTGCTGGCCTGGGAGCAAGCATGATCACAGAGTTGACATTTGTAGGGCTTTTCTCCTGTATGACTGCGTCGGTGCACGATAAGATTACTCTGGAACTTGAATGTTTTCCCACAGAATTCACAGGACTTACTCTTTGCCTGAGGCTGCGGCGGCGTAGTGCTGCTTGGGGGCATTGGTGGCAATGGCGGGGTGCTCAAAAAAGGTGATTTAGGGCTAGGCTGAAAAGGATTCAACAAGCGATGCATAGGGTTGGTGCGATTCGGTGAGACTGGAGGAGGGGTAGAATTGTTTCCTGCCAGTTCTCGAAGCCTTCTGGAGAAATCCATCGCTGGGGACTCAATTGCCATGGGGTTTAAACGCATAACTCTGTCAAAGGCACTGGGATGCTGGGCAACTAACCCCATTTCTTCGGCACTAAGGCGATGTGGATCCAGATGATGACGAGGCGGTGGGCTGAACAGTGGAGGTGTGTTAGGGAGCCGACCCTCACCAAAGCCAGGGTGATCACGTAGGATAGGGCCCGTCATCCGCAAAAGACTAAAAGGGTTGTTGTCTCCAAGGAAATTCATCAGCGGGGACTGTGCAACAGTCTCtggtcccagaggaggagggatggTGATGCGTGGAGTAAGGGAACTGTTTGAAGGGCTGGTTTCCAGGTAGATGCGGAATCCATGTGTGTTCTGGGCATGCTGAAGCAAGAACCAAGCGCTATTAAAAGGCTGCTTGCATGTTGTGCAAATATAGCTTGAAGGCTCATCTTtacctaaaaaagaaaaacagagagaaCACTCAAAAAATAATACAGTGGAGAATATTTAAATACCATTGGCATGTACTTTATTTTGTTAACAGATTTAGTCCTTGGAATTTCTGAAAGGGGATTTAATTGCAATGTACTGATTGATATAACATGTTGCCCAGCGTATTTACTCATCCAACATTTTTATTCATTGAATATGTATGACATACATTACACATACTTGCCTTCTGTGTATATCTTTATATACTATATCATATAAAACCTTGATTTTTGGCATATAGGGATGAAACTCGCTTCACACATTTATTCcatgtaaaaatatttgtttcaaggCATCTAATGCTATGTATAAAGTCAAAAGAAAATGTGATGTAGTAGGTAGATCTGTTTTATGGTACCTAAATAGGCTGTGGTATCATGTTCAgtctttaattttatatttgtatacACTTTACTCAGCAGTCACCCCAGATCTTTGCTGTATTTAATGTATACATGCTTCAATCATGCTGTCCCCGAAATTTTTAAAGCAGTATGTGGGTATTTATCTGCacaagtcccattaaagtcaacaggagcttGGAAAACGTATCCCTTTGACATTCTCTTTGCCAAAACACCAAGAAGCCACTCAAGTGAAATATCCGGTAATCAAAGCTAACAGAACAGTTGCAATTAACAGTAACAAATGTCGGGCAGTGCTTGAACTGGATCCCAAGAATTTCTGAGCCTGAGCCTGCCCTCCATCATAGAAATAGTAACCAGAGCCAAAAACATGGCTCTCTATTTGCCTTTCTAGCCTCCTTTAAACAACTGTATAAGGTGGGAAACATTCCTTTAACCCTGATTCAGTTTACATACAAGACAGGTGTAGACAAGTCTGCACTACAGTCATAATTTTACTATCTAAAATATTCCAACCCTGGACATAATATAAAATTTTTACTATCTTCAAAAACATGGTCTTTTCCCCTTTAGTGCTCCCGCAGCAGTCTAACCCctatacatgcatacacacacgtCAGCTTGAAAATCATGCTttgggacatttttttttttagaagtgtGTCTTTGAAAGTAGCTACCTTTTATGGAAAAACTAAAATTGAATTTTTGGATTTCTTTCTATGACTTAATATATTCTGAGCAGTGATGGACCTAAACCAGAGCTCTGAACCCAAATGCAATAAATTTTTTGAAGAACAGAACCAGGACTGAACTTCGTCTGTCTTGCCCTATGCATAATGAACTGAACCAAATCCCAGCTCATAACAACTGCAAGAGTTTGGCTCTGGATCTAAATTTTACAACCCACTTCCAGTTGTAGGTATTAGGTTACGTTAGGTTACGCAGAAGCCTGTTGCTCAACCGTTATGCTTGAAATCAAAAGTGTTAATAGGTGAATCAACTGTACTATCAAAACTGCCTTTTTAAAGCTAAGTGactcacagggtatgtctacactgcactaaaGCACCCGTGgatggcctgtgtcagctgactctggctgcGAGGCTataaaactgtagtgtagacattcgggctcagattggaacccaggctctgggaccctcccttctcATGTGGtcccagagtctgggctccagcctgagcctgaacacctacactgcaatgttatagccctgcagcccaaacccagcGAGCCTTAGTTAACAGACACGGGCCAGCagcaggtttttaactgcagtttaGACATGCCTATAGGGACCAAGAAAACTTAAGCCAAAACACACCATGAGAAGAATAATTGCCACTGATTCTATTCCACTGTTCTAAGCTTCCAGAAATGGCTGCTGATGAGGAAAGCTTAGACAGAGGGAAGATGGGGGATATCGATCTATCCACCTATCTATCTGGCCTTATCAtcatagcatctgagtgcctaGAAAAAGGGAGAATAGAGAAAATTATATCTGATTCTACCACCTTGACTTACATAAATAGGCCTATTTTTAACTATATATTCATTAGATTATTTATGGGGGAGTAGTTCCTTACACCACGAGCACTGCTACTGATTTTAATAGCCTATTCATGTGAGTCAAggtggtagaatctggccctttacaaAAAAGAAACCTGGAGTGGAATACACTTTTGTCTGATTGACATGATCTTTTTCCACAGGTTCTTATTTTGTGCTCGGAGGGGAGATAACTAGGAGTAATATGCTAAACTTTTGTGATTAATCTGTAACAATAGCTATTGTAAATAAAAGTGCGGGGGCTATATTCTCCTTCTAACATGCATACAGAACTCCTATTGACATTAGTAAGAGCTGCATGCACACACCAAATGGAGCAGATACAGTATCCTTTAAAATCTACTTAGCGATGAGGCAGTTATAGGGTTTTATGTCAACTCTGAAGTCGAAGCAACATTAAATGCTCCCATTATTACTTCAACTATTTAAATTTCTGTTTCTTATAGAAATATGATGAAAATGTCTAGACTTTTAACTTTTCTTGAACAGCAACATGTGTAGTATAAAAAGTGACAGAAATCACTGAAGCACACTGAAGTATATAACATATTCtgtcaaaagctttttttaaCAATATGTTTTACCTCAGCTCACCCTAGAATGGATTTAATAAAGCCCTTTCTCAAGTGCGATCTAATAGCAAACGAAGTGCAGTGTCTTACGAGGTCATGTATCTTCAAAATAAAGAGTGCTCTGCACCCTTCACCTCCATTTTATCCACTCTAATTAATCGATTTATTACCCACAGCTGTTCgattctttcatttttaaaagtcacactgtgcattatattttaaattttgtgtgcgtgtgcatgtgcacgtgcgtgtgtgtgtgtgttcttaaaAGCTTGCTCATCTAGTACAAGAACTgacaaaatccaaacaaaaacaagaacaaaaaattaGCTgtcggttaaaaaaaaaagtttacttcAGAAAACGCACATATGTAAGAAAAAGAATTCGTGGGCAGGCTGAGGATCAAGGCTAATCTAAAACTGAAATggctgattaaaaaaattagcctCAAAATGGCAGCTGGCTAGGAGCTTGCTACTACATGTTATATGAAGctcagatgttttgttttgttctccaAAACTTCACCTCTGTGAAATTCAAGTGAGGAAAGTTCCTTCTCCCCGACTCCTTTTTAGTTTTCTTTCAAACAGAGCAAATTAGTGTTTATTGCTGAGACAAGATTTATGAGATATCAGTCATAACAGAAACAGTattctctctttttgttttatttcgcTTTTATGCCCCTAAACTCTTCTGTTCAGGAGACCCCTACACAATGGCAAAACTGACTGCAGGCTACCTGGCTACCATGGCTCTGacagctttttcttttctgttttttaaactttcacaACCCTCAAAGGCTCTCCCTAGatgcctcttttttaaaaaataaaataaaatgttcatttcCATATTATCACTTCATGGTTATCTTGCCTAGAAGTTGCCCTgagcagtgtagatgctcactTTTAAGTACAGAACAATGTCAAAAAGTCTTTGAAGATCCACTCCGAACATTTTTATAGTCTAAAACttgctaaatattttaaacatgccCAGGAACAGTCATGTATTTCTCAAAAATGATTCGTATATTTAATAATGCAGTGCACCTACACTGTAAAACCCTTTGTTATAAGGCTACTTTTGATATATGGCATAGTCTCTTGCCCAGTTCACTGAAGTTAAATAACCGCTTTATAACAACTTGCTACAGTGGCTATGCCATGCACTAtctcttaagcacatgcttagttttaagccacatgagtaatcccactgaagtcaatgacatttaagcatatgtttaactgCTTCATTGAACGGgcatgggattactcatgtgcttaaagttaagcatatgcaatGTGCTTTACTGAATGGGGCCTGAATGAACACATTTCAAGAATGTGGGCATGACACGATCATCTTTAAGCAGACATTTCTGATTTCAATGTCTTTTGGGGGAGAGAAGGAGTGTTTGAGTTTATTTTATTATCCTTATTAATTGGTGGGTATTTATTTATGATGAGAAGATCAGTCCCCCATGCTGTAATTTATATGGTGGGATGAGAACCCAGAGCATAGGATGGGCACCTATAGAAAGTAACATGACCGGGGACATATGtttatagattcacagatatatagattttaaggccaaaagggactgCTATGATCTCCAGTCTCATGTCATGCATAAAGCAGGCCACAGAGCTCAGTGCTAGATGATATCTTTTAGAAGGACAGCCaatttttgatttaaagactccaagtgatgcaGAATCTACCAAAACCCTTGGTAGTCTGTTCCAAATGTTGATTATCCCCAATATTAAAAAATtgtatcttatttccagtttgaactttgctgagttcaatttccagccactggatcttgttatgcctttgtctgttaAATTAAAGAGCTCTCTAGTATCAGATATCCCCTCCCCTGAGTAGGTAATTATAGACCGTgaatttattgaacacttctgtcttttctgcatatTATAGCTAAAGGTGGTCTTTGCCAGAAATATTAACATTTGTTCCCTCCCTTGCTACGTGACTGATTACGTTTcattcaaaatgtcaaaacaataacaagactttttttctttttaataaatggtAAAAAACAGAGCTAAATTcagtttcctttccccctccccacccataaAAGTCTGGTTTTATGTTGGGCACCTAGTAGACAGGTAGGTGAAGTAAATTCCACCCATCTGAACTTCTGCTTAATGCCTAGCTCAATGCTAGAGCAACTAGATTTTGTGGGTCAGCTGCTCCAATGCATTTGCATAATCATGGATCCCCTGACCGGCCCTCTGCAGGCCTATTTGTGACCAATGCACAACTCTTTTTTGTGATGTAGAGGCCCTCCCCGTGCAATCAGTTCACACCCTCCCTATGTAGGCTCAACCTTGAGCCATCAGCAGCAGAGGTGAATTTCCCCCTAAACGCCTTAAAATATTCTGTGCCATATTAAACAATAATCATAGTGTGATCAGAACTTGAGAGAATTCATTGTTTTCTGTTTGGGCTACAGAGACATTCTCTGCCTTACGAACCCTCTTCTCAGCAGGACTGAATAATTCCATTAGCTGTAACAAGAGAATAAACTCCCCCCTTTAATCAGCCACCCATGACCCTCACTAGGACTGTGGCATACACAAAGTTGGGTGCATATAACTACTGCTATTCTTCACCTCTAGCAATACATTCTAGGTAATGTTTCTGGTATGCTTTACAAAGTTATGACAGCAGCAATAAAAACGTAAGGAATTTTAATGCTGCTTTACTGCAGCTTTAGAAGTTCAGGAAAAGTAGAAATTTGCAAGCTTTAAAGAAAGGACACCATTAACTGTAACACTCAGTAAACAGACATGTATCCGGTTCCTACAGTCATTCCATCAGTGTTACTCTTGCCCTCTGCCACTTgattttttaatgagcatttaAATAATTACTCCTTCTTATTATGCTGGTTACTCTAATAATACCTATAAAGGTAGCGTAGATGCTCAATAAAAACACACCTTTAATtgaattattattaaattaaaatgccatAATTGAAAGCACTGGTTTAACACGTCTCCTTATAAGACCAGCTGACATTAAAGAGAAGGACATTAAACACTAAAAAGATTTAGTGTTTCATGGTGAACAAGATCTATGGGTACATAACGTTTGACAGAACATCGAGGCTGGGACCAAATCCTTCCCAGGATCCACAGTGGGAACCCCTGTTGCATCACCCACATGCCAGCTCTATGGAGCATTCCAAAGAGATCTGTGATATGGATCCAAGAGCAAGATTTTGCCCCTAGTGCCTTTTCTACCTGAAATAGTTTCACAAACTGTGCCATTAATTAAGCTATCCAAAGCAAGCTAGAATATTTATCTACTTAATTCTTTGacctcatcaccataatatgtGAGCACCTcataaatgttaatgaatttcttcccacaatatccctgtgaggtaaggaagtatttTAATCTCTGTTTTCTAGAAGGGCaactgaggcactgggaggtTTTTTCAGTGTCCGTGACATGGTATGTGGGAAAGCCAAGACTTGGACCTAGATCTACAATTCCAAAGCACCACCAACCCAGTGCTTTAACCTGAACCccaaatttttaaacaaagactGACTACTGACTTTTACATTTCTTTAATAATAGCTCAGTTTGATGCCAGTGAAAGTTGATGAAATGACACAACCCCTAAATCTTCAGTCCATCCATAGACTACTAGTAGAGTGCATACTTCCCTACATAACCCAGCCAATGTCAGCCTTGTTCTGAAGGGATGGCTTATTGGGTGTTACTAGACAATAGCCTTCATGTCCATTCAAATCTTGCATTGCCTATTGAGCACTGATGTTTCCTGTGAAACTGACACTTGTCTATTGAAAACAGGACTAAGACTACCAATGCATTTCACACAGACAACAAATCAGCCATTAGATGGCAGAAAATGTTGGACTCTTATGACTTAGATAGAATGTCTCCAGACCTGATTATTACTTTCCTGAACCACTCAGTTCCCAACTCAGATAAATATTCATTCCCTCTCCTGGCTCACAACTAACCTACCTGCTTT encodes:
- the BCL11B gene encoding B-cell lymphoma/leukemia 11B isoform X2, with translation MSRRKQGNPQHLSQREIITQADHVETVLADEDESLAIAEPGGISITPGGTDPDLLTCGQCQMNFPLGDILVFIEHKKKQCNGTGGVCYEKSLDKSSPPPSSRSELRKVSEPVEIGIQVTPDEEDRLLTPTKGICPKQENIAGPSRPAKLPGAPIAASSHPHTSVITSPLRALASLPPCLSLPCCGARAVSVGGTQTETQTETSGTFGCHCQLSGKDEPSSYICTTCKQPFNSAWFLLQHAQNTHGFRIYLETSPSNSSLTPRITIPPPLGPETVAQSPLMNFLGDNNPFSLLRMTGPILRDHPGFGEGRLPNTPPLFSPPPRHHLDPHRLSAEEMGLVAQHPSAFDRVMRLNPMAIESPAMDFSRRLRELAGNNSTPPPVSPNRTNPMHRLLNPFQPSPKSPFLSTPPLPPMPPSSTTPPQPQAKSKSCEFCGKTFKFQSNLIVHRRSHTGEKPYKCQLCDHACSQASKLKRHMKTHMHKAGSMTGRSDDGLSTTSSPEPGTSELTGEGLKSSETDFRNESDPSLGHDNEEEEEEEEEEEELENESRPESSFSMDSELSRNRENGSKSLPDEKSLVLGKVIENVSLGAIQQYNDMLAEKQKRSSFMKRSSDQRDLCPRDLCQRDTGDEDSVAGELDRTEEGTVNGRNFGPGEPFPGLFPRKPTPITSPSLNNSSKRIKIEKDLDLPPATIIPSENVYSQWLVGYAASRHFMKDPFLGFTDSRQSPFATSSEHSSENGSLRFSTPPGDMLDGGLSGRSGTASGGSTPHISGPGPGRPSSKEGRRSDTCEYCGKVFKNCSNLTVHRRSHTGERPYKCELCNYACAQSSKLTRHMKTHGQIGKEVYRCDICQMPFSVYSTLEKHMKKWHGEHLLTNDVKIEQAERS
- the BCL11B gene encoding B-cell lymphoma/leukemia 11B isoform X5, with amino-acid sequence MSRRKQGNPQHLSQREIITQADHVETVLADEDESLAIAEPGGISITPGGTDPDLLTCGQCQMNFPLGDILVFIEHKKKQCNGTGGVCYEKSLDKSSPPPSSRSELRKVSEPVEIGIQVTPDEEDRLLTPTKGICPKQENIAGKDEPSSYICTTCKQPFNSAWFLLQHAQNTHGFRIYLETSPSNSSLTPRITIPPPLGPETVAQSPLMNFLGDNNPFSLLRMTGPILRDHPGFGEGRLPNTPPLFSPPPRHHLDPHRLSAEEMGLVAQHPSAFDRVMRLNPMAIESPAMDFSRRLRELAGNNSTPPPVSPNRTNPMHRLLNPFQPSPKSPFLSTPPLPPMPPSSTTPPQPQAKSKSCEFCGKTFKFQSNLIVHRRSHTGEKPYKCQLCDHACSQASKLKRHMKTHMHKAGSMTGRSDDGLSTTSSPEPGTSELTGEGLKSSETDFRNESDPSLGHDNEEEEEEEEEEEELENESRPESSFSMDSELSRNRENGSKSLPDEKSLVLGKVIENVSLGAIQQYNDMLAEKQKRSSFMKRSSDQRDLCPRDLCQRDTGDEDSVAGELDRTEEGTVNGRNFGPGEPFPGLFPRKPTPITSPSLNNSSKRIKIEKDLDLPPATIIPSENVYSQWLVGYAASRHFMKDPFLGFTDSRQSPFATSSEHSSENGSLRFSTPPGDMLDGGLSGRSGTASGGSTPHISGPGPGRPSSKEGRRSDTCEYCGKVFKNCSNLTVHRRSHTGERPYKCELCNYACAQSSKLTRHMKTHGQIGKEVYRCDICQMPFSVYSTLEKHMKKWHGEHLLTNDVKIEQAERS
- the BCL11B gene encoding B-cell lymphoma/leukemia 11B isoform X6, coding for MSRRKQGNPQHLSQREIITRPSRPAKLPGAPIAASSHPHTSVITSPLRALASLPPCLSLPCCGARAVSVGGTQTETQTETSGTFGCHCQLSGKDEPSSYICTTCKQPFNSAWFLLQHAQNTHGFRIYLETSPSNSSLTPRITIPPPLGPETVAQSPLMNFLGDNNPFSLLRMTGPILRDHPGFGEGRLPNTPPLFSPPPRHHLDPHRLSAEEMGLVAQHPSAFDRVMRLNPMAIESPAMDFSRRLRELAGNNSTPPPVSPNRTNPMHRLLNPFQPSPKSPFLSTPPLPPMPPSSTTPPQPQAKSKSCEFCGKTFKFQSNLIVHRRSHTGEKPYKCQLCDHACSQASKLKRHMKTHMHKAGSMTGRSDDGLSTTSSPEPGTSELTGEGLKSSETDFRNESDPSLGHDNEEEEEEEEEEEELENESRPESSFSMDSELSRNRENGSKSLPDEKSLVLGKVIENVSLGAIQQYNDMLAEKQKRSSFMKRSSDQRDLCPRDLCQRDTGDEDSVAGELDRTEEGTVNGRNFGPGEPFPGLFPRKPTPITSPSLNNSSKRIKIEKDLDLPPATIIPSENVYSQWLVGYAASRHFMKDPFLGFTDSRQSPFATSSEHSSENGSLRFSTPPGDMLDGGLSGRSGTASGGSTPHISGPGPGRPSSKEGRRSDTCEYCGKVFKNCSNLTVHRRSHTGERPYKCELCNYACAQSSKLTRHMKTHGQIGKEVYRCDICQMPFSVYSTLEKHMKKWHGEHLLTNDVKIEQAERS
- the BCL11B gene encoding B-cell lymphoma/leukemia 11B isoform X4; translation: MSRRKQGNPQHLSQREIITPEADHVETVLADEDESLAIAEPGGISITPGGTDPDLLTCGQCQMNFPLGDILVFIEHKKKQCNGTGGVCYEKSLDKSSPPPSSRSELRKVSEPVEIGIQVTPDEEDRLLTPTKGICPKQENIAGKDEPSSYICTTCKQPFNSAWFLLQHAQNTHGFRIYLETSPSNSSLTPRITIPPPLGPETVAQSPLMNFLGDNNPFSLLRMTGPILRDHPGFGEGRLPNTPPLFSPPPRHHLDPHRLSAEEMGLVAQHPSAFDRVMRLNPMAIESPAMDFSRRLRELAGNNSTPPPVSPNRTNPMHRLLNPFQPSPKSPFLSTPPLPPMPPSSTTPPQPQAKSKSCEFCGKTFKFQSNLIVHRRSHTGEKPYKCQLCDHACSQASKLKRHMKTHMHKAGSMTGRSDDGLSTTSSPEPGTSELTGEGLKSSETDFRNESDPSLGHDNEEEEEEEEEEEELENESRPESSFSMDSELSRNRENGSKSLPDEKSLVLGKVIENVSLGAIQQYNDMLAEKQKRSSFMKRSSDQRDLCPRDLCQRDTGDEDSVAGELDRTEEGTVNGRNFGPGEPFPGLFPRKPTPITSPSLNNSSKRIKIEKDLDLPPATIIPSENVYSQWLVGYAASRHFMKDPFLGFTDSRQSPFATSSEHSSENGSLRFSTPPGDMLDGGLSGRSGTASGGSTPHISGPGPGRPSSKEGRRSDTCEYCGKVFKNCSNLTVHRRSHTGERPYKCELCNYACAQSSKLTRHMKTHGQIGKEVYRCDICQMPFSVYSTLEKHMKKWHGEHLLTNDVKIEQAERS
- the BCL11B gene encoding B-cell lymphoma/leukemia 11B isoform X1 → MSRRKQGNPQHLSQREIITPEADHVETVLADEDESLAIAEPGGISITPGGTDPDLLTCGQCQMNFPLGDILVFIEHKKKQCNGTGGVCYEKSLDKSSPPPSSRSELRKVSEPVEIGIQVTPDEEDRLLTPTKGICPKQENIAGPSRPAKLPGAPIAASSHPHTSVITSPLRALASLPPCLSLPCCGARAVSVGGTQTETQTETSGTFGCHCQLSGKDEPSSYICTTCKQPFNSAWFLLQHAQNTHGFRIYLETSPSNSSLTPRITIPPPLGPETVAQSPLMNFLGDNNPFSLLRMTGPILRDHPGFGEGRLPNTPPLFSPPPRHHLDPHRLSAEEMGLVAQHPSAFDRVMRLNPMAIESPAMDFSRRLRELAGNNSTPPPVSPNRTNPMHRLLNPFQPSPKSPFLSTPPLPPMPPSSTTPPQPQAKSKSCEFCGKTFKFQSNLIVHRRSHTGEKPYKCQLCDHACSQASKLKRHMKTHMHKAGSMTGRSDDGLSTTSSPEPGTSELTGEGLKSSETDFRNESDPSLGHDNEEEEEEEEEEEELENESRPESSFSMDSELSRNRENGSKSLPDEKSLVLGKVIENVSLGAIQQYNDMLAEKQKRSSFMKRSSDQRDLCPRDLCQRDTGDEDSVAGELDRTEEGTVNGRNFGPGEPFPGLFPRKPTPITSPSLNNSSKRIKIEKDLDLPPATIIPSENVYSQWLVGYAASRHFMKDPFLGFTDSRQSPFATSSEHSSENGSLRFSTPPGDMLDGGLSGRSGTASGGSTPHISGPGPGRPSSKEGRRSDTCEYCGKVFKNCSNLTVHRRSHTGERPYKCELCNYACAQSSKLTRHMKTHGQIGKEVYRCDICQMPFSVYSTLEKHMKKWHGEHLLTNDVKIEQAERS
- the BCL11B gene encoding B-cell lymphoma/leukemia 11B isoform X3, with product MNFPLGDILVFIEHKKKQCNGTGGVCYEKSLDKSSPPPSSRSELRKVSEPVEIGIQVTPDEEDRLLTPTKGICPKQENIAGPSRPAKLPGAPIAASSHPHTSVITSPLRALASLPPCLSLPCCGARAVSVGGTQTETQTETSGTFGCHCQLSGKDEPSSYICTTCKQPFNSAWFLLQHAQNTHGFRIYLETSPSNSSLTPRITIPPPLGPETVAQSPLMNFLGDNNPFSLLRMTGPILRDHPGFGEGRLPNTPPLFSPPPRHHLDPHRLSAEEMGLVAQHPSAFDRVMRLNPMAIESPAMDFSRRLRELAGNNSTPPPVSPNRTNPMHRLLNPFQPSPKSPFLSTPPLPPMPPSSTTPPQPQAKSKSCEFCGKTFKFQSNLIVHRRSHTGEKPYKCQLCDHACSQASKLKRHMKTHMHKAGSMTGRSDDGLSTTSSPEPGTSELTGEGLKSSETDFRNESDPSLGHDNEEEEEEEEEEEELENESRPESSFSMDSELSRNRENGSKSLPDEKSLVLGKVIENVSLGAIQQYNDMLAEKQKRSSFMKRSSDQRDLCPRDLCQRDTGDEDSVAGELDRTEEGTVNGRNFGPGEPFPGLFPRKPTPITSPSLNNSSKRIKIEKDLDLPPATIIPSENVYSQWLVGYAASRHFMKDPFLGFTDSRQSPFATSSEHSSENGSLRFSTPPGDMLDGGLSGRSGTASGGSTPHISGPGPGRPSSKEGRRSDTCEYCGKVFKNCSNLTVHRRSHTGERPYKCELCNYACAQSSKLTRHMKTHGQIGKEVYRCDICQMPFSVYSTLEKHMKKWHGEHLLTNDVKIEQAERS
- the BCL11B gene encoding B-cell lymphoma/leukemia 11B isoform X7, with product MVGPSRPAKLPGAPIAASSHPHTSVITSPLRALASLPPCLSLPCCGARAVSVGGTQTETQTETSGTFGCHCQLSGKDEPSSYICTTCKQPFNSAWFLLQHAQNTHGFRIYLETSPSNSSLTPRITIPPPLGPETVAQSPLMNFLGDNNPFSLLRMTGPILRDHPGFGEGRLPNTPPLFSPPPRHHLDPHRLSAEEMGLVAQHPSAFDRVMRLNPMAIESPAMDFSRRLRELAGNNSTPPPVSPNRTNPMHRLLNPFQPSPKSPFLSTPPLPPMPPSSTTPPQPQAKSKSCEFCGKTFKFQSNLIVHRRSHTGEKPYKCQLCDHACSQASKLKRHMKTHMHKAGSMTGRSDDGLSTTSSPEPGTSELTGEGLKSSETDFRNESDPSLGHDNEEEEEEEEEEEELENESRPESSFSMDSELSRNRENGSKSLPDEKSLVLGKVIENVSLGAIQQYNDMLAEKQKRSSFMKRSSDQRDLCPRDLCQRDTGDEDSVAGELDRTEEGTVNGRNFGPGEPFPGLFPRKPTPITSPSLNNSSKRIKIEKDLDLPPATIIPSENVYSQWLVGYAASRHFMKDPFLGFTDSRQSPFATSSEHSSENGSLRFSTPPGDMLDGGLSGRSGTASGGSTPHISGPGPGRPSSKEGRRSDTCEYCGKVFKNCSNLTVHRRSHTGERPYKCELCNYACAQSSKLTRHMKTHGQIGKEVYRCDICQMPFSVYSTLEKHMKKWHGEHLLTNDVKIEQAERS